One genomic segment of Microbacterium sp. ProA8 includes these proteins:
- a CDS encoding cold shock domain-containing protein — protein MTQGTVKWFNAEKGFGFITVADGQDVFVHYSNIDMTGFRVLEEGQTVEFTVGSGQKGPQAEAVRVV, from the coding sequence ATGACCCAGGGCACCGTCAAATGGTTCAACGCCGAGAAGGGATTCGGCTTCATCACCGTCGCCGACGGCCAGGACGTCTTCGTCCACTACTCGAACATCGACATGACGGGCTTCCGCGTGCTCGAAGAGGGGCAGACCGTGGAGTTCACGGTCGGGTCCGGGCAGAAGGGCCCCCAGGCGGAGGCCGTGCGCGTCGTCTGA
- a CDS encoding LytR C-terminal domain-containing protein translates to MPTTSFPRDRFDDVPETDRVGAHRAENPRMRGWVVLLWAALATVVLIIVGIFGTLLASGRIELVPTPAPTVAPEPEVTPVIDLDYDVMILNATPEDLLATQMKDVVVAAGWADEKVTAGEAGSQDFPTTTVFYVDPADQAAAAGLAGVIGGAEIEQSDAYPATSPEVPQLTVVIGLDRTAAGQTPAPTP, encoded by the coding sequence GTGCCGACCACCAGCTTCCCCCGGGATCGTTTCGACGATGTGCCGGAGACGGACCGCGTCGGCGCCCATCGGGCGGAGAACCCGCGCATGCGCGGCTGGGTCGTGCTGCTGTGGGCCGCACTGGCCACGGTCGTGCTCATCATCGTCGGGATCTTCGGCACGCTGCTGGCGTCCGGCCGGATCGAACTGGTGCCGACGCCCGCTCCCACGGTGGCGCCCGAGCCCGAGGTCACGCCCGTCATCGACCTGGACTACGACGTCATGATCCTGAACGCGACCCCCGAGGATCTGCTCGCCACCCAGATGAAGGACGTCGTCGTCGCGGCCGGATGGGCGGATGAGAAGGTGACGGCGGGTGAAGCCGGCTCGCAGGACTTCCCGACGACCACGGTCTTCTATGTCGACCCGGCGGACCAAGCGGCGGCGGCCGGTCTCGCCGGCGTCATCGGCGGCGCCGAGATCGAGCAGAGCGATGCGTACCCCGCGACCTCGCCCGAGGTCCCTCAGCTCACCGTGGTGATCGGCCTCGACCGCACCGCCGCCGGCCAGACGCCCGCACCCACTCCCTGA
- a CDS encoding DUF3263 domain-containing protein, producing MPLTDRDRALLDFEVEWRRHAGAKEEAIRAELGMSPARYYQLLGRLIDTTEAQEHDPMLVKRLRRLRDARLHERAARSADAR from the coding sequence GTGCCTCTGACCGACCGCGACCGCGCCCTCCTCGACTTCGAGGTCGAGTGGCGACGGCACGCGGGGGCCAAGGAGGAGGCGATCCGCGCCGAGCTGGGGATGTCGCCGGCGCGGTACTACCAGCTGCTCGGGCGGCTCATCGACACGACCGAGGCGCAGGAGCACGATCCGATGCTCGTGAAGCGGCTGCGTCGGCTGCGCGACGCGCGGCTGCACGAGCGCGCCGCACGCTCCGCCGACGCGCGCTGA
- a CDS encoding DUF2332 domain-containing protein, protein MIEEPDAETAAVAERYGRFARDEAPGRSDLYADWARGVAADPDIAAIVARIPATRRQPPLVFAVTRMLGAPEEGFATWAAWLHAHADEAVAEASVRRLQTNEPQRCAALLPALATVPGPIALLEVGASAGLCLYPDRYSYRYRGREGVTALDPAGGRSTVMLDCDVTGEPPLGMPQVVWRAGIDLHPLDAADAGDRRFLTSLVWPGEGGRAERIGAALDIVAADPPLLVAGDASDPDVLRSVAAMAPDGATLVVTTPGVLPHIPRAGRERVIDAVQKLGHSERRAVWITIDPPGLHEQWNAAVDPGAWGGFVLGRDGEPLAAVDPLGGFVHWRAWRPGWTDAAG, encoded by the coding sequence ATGATCGAGGAGCCGGATGCCGAGACCGCGGCGGTCGCGGAGCGGTACGGGCGCTTCGCGCGCGACGAGGCGCCCGGGCGCTCCGACCTCTATGCGGACTGGGCTCGCGGTGTCGCCGCCGATCCGGACATCGCCGCGATCGTCGCTCGGATTCCGGCCACGCGGCGGCAGCCGCCCCTCGTCTTCGCCGTCACGCGCATGCTCGGGGCGCCCGAGGAGGGGTTCGCGACATGGGCCGCATGGCTCCACGCGCACGCGGACGAGGCCGTGGCCGAGGCATCCGTCCGCCGCCTGCAGACCAACGAGCCGCAGCGATGCGCGGCGCTCCTGCCGGCCCTCGCGACCGTGCCGGGGCCGATCGCCCTCCTCGAGGTCGGCGCGAGCGCCGGGCTCTGCCTGTACCCGGACCGCTACTCGTACCGCTACCGCGGCCGCGAGGGCGTGACGGCGCTCGACCCGGCCGGCGGGCGATCGACCGTGATGCTGGACTGCGACGTCACCGGCGAGCCGCCGCTCGGGATGCCGCAGGTCGTGTGGCGCGCCGGGATCGACCTCCACCCGCTCGACGCCGCAGACGCCGGCGACCGGCGCTTCCTCACGAGCCTCGTGTGGCCGGGGGAGGGCGGCCGCGCCGAGCGGATCGGCGCCGCCCTCGACATCGTGGCCGCCGACCCGCCGCTGCTGGTGGCCGGCGATGCGTCCGACCCCGACGTCCTCCGCTCCGTCGCCGCGATGGCGCCGGACGGCGCGACGCTCGTCGTGACCACGCCGGGGGTGCTCCCGCACATCCCGCGCGCCGGGCGTGAGCGCGTCATCGACGCCGTGCAGAAGCTCGGCCATTCTGAGCGGCGCGCCGTGTGGATCACGATCGATCCGCCCGGTCTTCACGAGCAGTGGAATGCGGCCGTCGATCCCGGCGCCTGGGGCGGCTTCGTGCTCGGCCGCGACGGCGAACCGCTGGCCGCGGTGGATCCGCTCGGCGGGTTCGTGCACTGGCGCGCGTGGCGCCCCGGATGGACGGATGCCGCGGGCTAG
- the msrB gene encoding peptide-methionine (R)-S-oxide reductase MsrB, which translates to MTYAVDKSDAQWREDLSAEQYAVLREAGTERPWTGELLDESRAGLYTCAACGAELFQSGTKFDSHCGWPSFYESIRPEAVELIEDDSHGMVRTEVRCANCGSHLGHVFPDGFGTPTGDRYCMNSISLQFTPGDESGAA; encoded by the coding sequence ATGACCTACGCCGTCGACAAGAGCGACGCCCAGTGGCGCGAAGACCTGTCCGCCGAGCAGTACGCGGTGCTGCGGGAAGCGGGCACCGAACGGCCGTGGACCGGCGAGCTGCTCGACGAGAGCCGCGCCGGTCTGTACACGTGCGCGGCGTGCGGCGCCGAGCTGTTCCAGAGCGGCACCAAGTTCGACTCGCACTGCGGGTGGCCGAGCTTCTACGAGTCCATCCGGCCCGAAGCGGTCGAGCTGATCGAAGACGACAGCCACGGGATGGTCCGCACCGAGGTCCGCTGTGCGAACTGCGGCTCGCACCTCGGCCACGTGTTCCCCGACGGCTTCGGCACCCCGACCGGCGACCGCTACTGCATGAACTCGATCTCGCTGCAGTTCACGCCGGGCGACGAGTCCGGCGCCGCCTGA
- a CDS encoding nitroreductase family protein produces MPGALEAALARRSWSKVTDEAPTHDELLALVAAAGRVADHSSLQPWRLIELRGDDRERLGRAINKAQGDKGVSSKPLRAPLLIAVVASYRKSHKVPRWEQEAVASGVAHLLSLLLDEAGWGVIWRTGHYTRAKAVAKAHGLRKNEELLGWLYVGGKPPRSRPERRKAVDARGLVSRMP; encoded by the coding sequence ATGCCCGGAGCCCTGGAGGCCGCGCTCGCGCGGCGATCGTGGTCCAAGGTCACCGACGAGGCGCCGACGCACGATGAGCTGCTGGCGCTCGTGGCGGCCGCGGGGCGGGTCGCCGATCACTCGTCGCTTCAGCCCTGGCGGTTGATCGAGCTGCGCGGCGACGATCGCGAGCGGCTCGGCCGCGCGATCAACAAGGCGCAGGGCGACAAGGGCGTCTCGTCGAAGCCGTTGCGCGCGCCGCTGCTCATCGCCGTCGTCGCGAGCTATCGCAAGAGTCACAAGGTGCCGCGCTGGGAGCAGGAGGCCGTCGCCTCGGGTGTCGCCCACCTGCTCAGCCTGCTGCTGGACGAGGCCGGCTGGGGCGTCATCTGGCGCACCGGCCACTACACGCGCGCGAAGGCCGTCGCCAAAGCGCATGGCCTCAGGAAGAACGAGGAGCTCCTCGGCTGGCTGTACGTCGGCGGCAAGCCGCCGCGGTCTCGTCCGGAACGACGCAAGGCGGTCGACGCCCGAGGGCTCGTCAGCCGGATGCCCTGA
- the bcp gene encoding thioredoxin-dependent thiol peroxidase, whose translation MADDIRLSEGDKNPGFALADATGAVVRPEDFAGRRLIVYFYPAAFTPGCTTEACDFRDNLASLQAAGAAVVGISPDSVERLAEWAQAEQLQFPLLSDEDHSVAEAWGAWGTKVVRGEERVGLIRSTFVLAPDGTVESAEYHVDPNGHVERLHAQLAA comes from the coding sequence ATGGCTGACGACATCCGCCTGAGCGAAGGCGACAAGAACCCCGGTTTCGCCCTCGCCGATGCCACGGGCGCCGTGGTCCGGCCGGAGGACTTCGCCGGCCGCCGCCTGATCGTGTACTTCTACCCGGCCGCGTTCACCCCCGGCTGCACGACCGAGGCCTGCGACTTCCGCGACAACCTCGCCTCGCTCCAGGCCGCGGGCGCCGCGGTCGTCGGCATCTCGCCCGACTCGGTGGAGCGTCTCGCGGAGTGGGCGCAGGCCGAGCAGCTGCAGTTCCCGCTGCTGTCGGACGAAGACCACTCGGTCGCCGAGGCGTGGGGTGCCTGGGGTACCAAGGTCGTACGCGGCGAGGAGCGCGTGGGACTCATCCGCTCGACGTTCGTCCTGGCGCCCGACGGCACGGTGGAGTCCGCCGAGTACCACGTCGACCCGAACGGTCACGTGGAGCGGCTCCACGCTCAGCTCGCCGCTTGA
- a CDS encoding CoA ester lyase, translating to MSADPYGNGAEVLDPEEDLRTLISARPARHRAVDPSIARSWLLVPGTRPESFGDMAASRADAVVLDIEDAVDPRNKPQARQDVVDWLTAGGRAWVRVNDAASPFWADDLAALVGVPGLLGIMLAKTESPDQVTSSFDRLRASVPVVALIESALGMEDAAHIARARGAFRLAFGSGDFRRDTGMSADAEAMAYPRARLVVASRVGDLPGPIDGPTVGNSMPTLREHSAITVSMGMTGKLCLAAEQAPVINEVICPAPSEVEWALDFLADFESRGRVVRDGSDLPRLGRAQKIEKLAIAFGVHPTS from the coding sequence ATGTCGGCAGATCCCTACGGCAACGGTGCAGAGGTCCTCGATCCCGAGGAGGATCTGCGCACCCTGATCTCCGCCCGCCCTGCGCGCCACCGCGCCGTCGATCCGTCGATCGCCCGCTCCTGGCTGCTCGTGCCCGGAACGCGCCCCGAGTCGTTCGGCGACATGGCGGCCTCCCGGGCCGACGCCGTGGTGCTCGACATCGAGGACGCGGTCGACCCCCGCAACAAGCCGCAGGCGCGGCAGGACGTCGTCGACTGGCTCACCGCCGGAGGCCGGGCGTGGGTGCGTGTGAACGACGCGGCCAGCCCGTTCTGGGCCGACGACCTCGCCGCGCTCGTCGGCGTACCGGGGCTGCTCGGCATCATGCTCGCCAAGACCGAGTCGCCCGACCAGGTGACGAGCTCGTTCGACCGCCTGCGCGCCAGCGTGCCGGTGGTCGCCCTCATCGAGTCGGCGCTCGGCATGGAGGACGCGGCCCACATCGCCCGCGCGCGCGGCGCCTTCCGTCTCGCGTTCGGCAGCGGCGATTTCCGTCGCGACACCGGCATGAGCGCTGATGCCGAGGCCATGGCGTACCCGCGGGCGCGCCTGGTCGTCGCGAGCCGCGTCGGCGACCTCCCGGGCCCGATCGACGGCCCGACGGTGGGCAACAGCATGCCGACGCTGCGCGAGCACTCCGCGATCACCGTGTCGATGGGCATGACCGGCAAGCTGTGCCTCGCAGCCGAACAGGCGCCCGTCATCAACGAGGTGATCTGCCCCGCACCGAGTGAGGTGGAGTGGGCGCTGGACTTCCTGGCCGATTTCGAGAGCCGTGGCCGTGTGGTCCGCGACGGCAGCGATTTGCCGCGACTCGGCCGCGCGCAGAAGATCGAGAAGCTGGCGATCGCGTTCGGGGTACACCCGACCTCGTGA
- a CDS encoding DMT family transporter → MGLGGAALIGVLTAVQARINGQLGVRIDDGFAAAVISFGSGLIVLIVLSAALPQGRRGFVALVGGVRSGGIPIWMLGGGVAGALSVATQSLAVGIIGVALFTVGVVAGQTVSGLLLDRSGFGPAGVVAVTPARLAGGALALLAAGVSLAGGIHAPPVLVVLPFLVGAGIAWQSAVNGRLRQRVGTPLTATLVNFIGGTAVLGVAELIHTAVAGPPTSYPSDPWLYLGGVIGVAYIFLAAALVPHTGVLLLGLGTVVGQVVTSVIIDAIWPAVGAPAPAASLLMSALAILSVVVAVVPWRRMPRRRR, encoded by the coding sequence ATGGGCCTGGGCGGCGCCGCGCTCATCGGGGTGCTGACCGCGGTGCAGGCGCGCATCAACGGCCAGCTGGGCGTCCGCATCGACGACGGCTTCGCAGCCGCCGTGATCTCGTTCGGCTCGGGCCTGATCGTGCTCATCGTGCTGTCGGCGGCCCTGCCGCAGGGACGGCGGGGCTTCGTCGCGCTGGTCGGCGGCGTGCGCAGCGGCGGCATCCCGATCTGGATGCTGGGCGGCGGCGTCGCCGGCGCGCTCTCGGTGGCGACGCAATCGCTCGCGGTCGGCATCATCGGCGTCGCGCTGTTCACGGTGGGAGTCGTCGCCGGGCAGACCGTGAGCGGCCTGCTGCTGGACCGTTCGGGCTTCGGCCCGGCGGGCGTCGTGGCGGTGACCCCGGCGCGACTGGCCGGCGGTGCCCTGGCGCTGCTGGCCGCCGGAGTATCGCTGGCAGGTGGCATCCATGCCCCGCCGGTGCTGGTCGTGCTGCCCTTCCTGGTAGGCGCCGGCATCGCCTGGCAGTCCGCCGTCAACGGTCGGCTGCGTCAGCGCGTCGGCACGCCGCTGACCGCGACCCTCGTGAACTTCATCGGCGGCACGGCCGTCCTCGGGGTCGCCGAGCTCATCCACACCGCGGTCGCCGGCCCGCCGACGTCGTACCCGTCCGACCCCTGGCTCTACCTCGGCGGTGTGATCGGGGTGGCGTACATCTTCCTGGCGGCGGCGCTCGTGCCCCACACCGGAGTGCTGCTGCTGGGACTGGGTACTGTCGTCGGGCAGGTGGTGACCTCCGTCATCATCGACGCGATCTGGCCTGCGGTGGGGGCCCCCGCCCCGGCGGCGTCGCTGCTGATGTCGGCGCTCGCGATCCTCTCGGTGGTCGTGGCGGTCGTGCCCTGGAGACGGATGCCGCGCCGCCGGCGCTGA
- a CDS encoding thioredoxin domain-containing protein, whose amino-acid sequence MSSDESQNAASSERRDAVREKAQQVKARQSRARVIRRTSLAVVAIAFVAVIAVVVTWTVSSSASKPMMSPANVVNDGFVVSDVTGGGVGSEGADVNGSPEGEASTATPTPEPEPTPTATPTEAPAVEIRVYVDYLSTGSREFQLANMKQLSEWVDDDAATLTYYPVAMLTAKSNGTKYSLRAAGAAACVAQHAPDYFFAFNDALLRQQPEVDSDGYSDSELAAMAIATGLDGPKVVRACIEEQSYASWAKTATDRALQELPGTDGAALTGTPMVLVNGTQYVGKLDDPKEFAQFVLTVASDAYYKATPTPTPTPAP is encoded by the coding sequence ATGTCGAGCGACGAGTCACAGAACGCCGCGTCCAGCGAGCGCCGCGACGCCGTGCGTGAGAAGGCGCAGCAGGTGAAGGCGCGGCAGTCTCGGGCTCGCGTCATCCGGCGGACGTCGCTCGCGGTCGTCGCCATCGCCTTCGTGGCCGTCATCGCGGTCGTGGTGACGTGGACGGTCTCGTCCAGTGCATCGAAGCCCATGATGAGCCCTGCGAACGTCGTGAACGACGGCTTCGTGGTGAGTGACGTCACGGGCGGTGGCGTGGGCTCCGAGGGTGCGGACGTCAACGGGTCTCCCGAGGGGGAGGCCAGCACGGCCACCCCCACCCCCGAGCCGGAGCCGACACCCACCGCGACCCCCACGGAGGCGCCCGCGGTCGAGATCCGGGTGTACGTCGACTACCTCTCCACGGGCTCGCGCGAATTCCAGCTGGCCAACATGAAGCAGCTGTCGGAGTGGGTCGACGACGACGCCGCGACCCTGACCTACTACCCGGTCGCGATGCTGACGGCGAAGTCGAACGGCACCAAGTACTCGCTGCGCGCCGCCGGTGCGGCCGCCTGCGTCGCCCAGCATGCGCCGGACTACTTCTTCGCGTTCAACGACGCGCTGCTGCGTCAGCAGCCCGAGGTCGACTCGGACGGCTACAGCGACAGCGAGCTCGCCGCCATGGCGATCGCCACGGGTCTCGACGGCCCCAAGGTCGTGCGCGCGTGCATCGAGGAGCAGTCCTACGCGTCGTGGGCGAAGACGGCGACCGACCGGGCGCTGCAGGAGCTTCCCGGCACCGACGGCGCCGCCCTCACCGGCACGCCGATGGTGCTCGTGAACGGCACCCAGTACGTGGGCAAGCTGGACGACCCCAAGGAGTTCGCACAGTTCGTCCTCACGGTCGCGAGCGACGCCTACTACAAGGCCACCCCGACCCCGACGCCGACTCCGGCTCCCTGA
- the ugpC gene encoding sn-glycerol-3-phosphate ABC transporter ATP-binding protein UgpC produces MASVTFDNATRLYPGGTRPAVDKLNLEVADGEFLVLVGPSGCGKSTSLRMLAGLEEVNSGRILIGDRDVTDVPPKDRDIAMVFQNYALYPHMTVAENMGFALKIAGVGKEERAARVLEAAKLLDLEEYLTRKPKALSGGQRQRVAMGRAIVRQPQVFLMDEPLSNLDAKLRVQTRTQIASLQRRLGVTTVYVTHDQTEALTMGDRIAVLKDGLLQQVGTPRDLYEKPNNVFVAGFIGSPAMNLFPAHLAEGGVQFGDTVVGIEADTLGKAHGSDVTIGVRPEDIQVAPADGKGLTVTVDLVEELGADGYLYGHTDVNGKRTDIVARVDGRRHPIAGDQVALAPVPGHVHVFDIESGERLTDRAIAAA; encoded by the coding sequence ATGGCGTCCGTCACGTTTGACAACGCAACTCGCCTGTACCCCGGGGGCACGCGCCCCGCTGTGGACAAGCTCAACCTCGAGGTCGCCGATGGCGAGTTCCTGGTTCTCGTCGGCCCGTCGGGCTGCGGAAAGTCCACGTCGCTGCGCATGCTGGCCGGCCTCGAAGAGGTCAACTCGGGCCGCATCCTGATCGGCGACCGTGACGTCACCGACGTCCCCCCGAAGGACCGCGACATCGCGATGGTCTTCCAGAACTACGCGCTGTACCCGCACATGACGGTCGCCGAGAACATGGGCTTCGCGCTCAAGATCGCCGGCGTCGGCAAGGAGGAGCGCGCAGCCCGCGTCCTCGAGGCCGCCAAGCTCCTCGACCTCGAGGAGTACCTGACCCGCAAGCCGAAGGCCCTCTCGGGTGGTCAGCGTCAGCGCGTCGCCATGGGCCGCGCCATCGTCCGCCAGCCGCAGGTGTTCCTCATGGACGAGCCGCTGTCGAACCTCGACGCCAAGCTCCGCGTGCAGACCCGCACCCAGATCGCGTCGCTCCAGCGTCGCCTGGGCGTCACCACGGTCTACGTCACCCACGACCAGACCGAGGCCCTCACCATGGGCGACCGCATCGCGGTCCTCAAGGACGGCCTCCTGCAGCAGGTCGGCACCCCGCGCGACCTGTACGAGAAGCCGAACAACGTGTTCGTCGCCGGCTTCATCGGCTCGCCTGCCATGAACCTGTTCCCGGCGCACCTCGCCGAGGGCGGCGTCCAGTTCGGCGACACCGTCGTCGGCATCGAGGCCGACACGCTCGGCAAGGCGCACGGCTCCGACGTCACCATCGGCGTCCGCCCCGAGGACATCCAGGTCGCCCCCGCGGACGGCAAGGGCCTCACGGTCACGGTCGACCTCGTCGAGGAGCTCGGCGCCGACGGCTACCTGTACGGGCACACCGACGTCAACGGCAAGCGCACCGACATCGTCGCGCGCGTCGACGGCCGCCGTCACCCCATCGCGGGCGACCAGGTCGCGCTGGCTCCGGTCCCCGGACACGTCCACGTGTTCGACATCGAGTCGGGCGAGCGCCTCACCGACAGGGCGATCGCTGCGGCGTAA
- a CDS encoding DUF4032 domain-containing protein, which yields MPDALSITASSVDPGLLTLPWSTPLGDWPSQHIVFLPKGLSRHLVRFANLSGRVVAIKETTQAMAQREYDMLGNLARLDVPCVARVAVIAGRTDAAGEPLPAALVTAHLKFSLPYRALFTQVLRPDTATRLVDALALLLVRLHNVGFFWGDVSLSNTLFRRDAGAFAAYLVDAETGELHESGLTPGQRAHDLDIARTNIAGEIMDLEAGGRLEGGVDAIAVADGIVSSYHALWAALTDEESFRADESWRLTERVQRLNELGFDIGEMSIQATADGARVSIQPKVVDAGHHQRRLLRLTGLDVEENQARRLLNDLDEFRARISRLGDDEEMVAHEWLTRVFEPVVKAVPWDLRSKLEPAEVFHQLLEHRWYLSQAKGKSVPLAESLTSYIDNVLRHRRDEATLMGPPTETVSLSIITSPNPVIDDDEDDIDWRDLV from the coding sequence GTGCCTGACGCCCTGAGCATCACCGCCAGCAGTGTGGACCCGGGATTGCTGACGCTGCCCTGGTCGACACCGCTGGGCGACTGGCCGTCGCAGCACATCGTCTTCCTCCCCAAGGGCCTGTCACGCCACCTGGTGCGCTTCGCCAACCTCTCCGGCCGGGTGGTGGCCATCAAGGAGACGACGCAGGCGATGGCGCAGCGCGAGTACGACATGCTCGGCAACCTCGCCCGCCTCGACGTTCCCTGCGTCGCACGGGTCGCCGTGATCGCCGGACGGACGGATGCCGCGGGTGAGCCGCTGCCCGCCGCCCTGGTCACCGCCCACCTGAAGTTCTCGCTCCCCTACCGCGCCCTGTTCACCCAGGTGCTGCGCCCCGACACCGCCACCCGCCTGGTGGATGCGCTCGCACTGCTGCTGGTGCGCCTGCACAACGTCGGGTTCTTCTGGGGCGACGTGTCGCTGTCGAACACGCTGTTCCGCCGCGATGCCGGCGCCTTCGCGGCGTACCTGGTCGACGCCGAGACCGGCGAGCTGCACGAGAGCGGTCTGACCCCGGGCCAGCGCGCACACGACCTCGATATCGCCCGCACCAACATCGCCGGAGAGATCATGGACCTCGAGGCGGGCGGCCGCCTCGAGGGCGGCGTCGACGCCATCGCGGTGGCGGACGGGATCGTGTCGTCGTACCACGCACTGTGGGCGGCGCTCACCGACGAAGAGAGCTTCCGCGCCGACGAGTCCTGGCGCCTGACCGAACGGGTGCAGCGCCTCAACGAGCTGGGGTTCGACATCGGCGAGATGTCGATCCAGGCCACGGCTGACGGCGCCCGGGTGTCGATCCAGCCGAAGGTCGTGGACGCGGGTCACCATCAGCGCCGCCTGCTGCGCCTGACCGGCCTCGACGTCGAGGAGAACCAGGCCCGGCGCCTGCTCAACGACCTCGACGAGTTCCGCGCGCGCATCTCCCGCCTGGGTGACGACGAAGAGATGGTCGCGCACGAGTGGCTCACCCGCGTGTTCGAGCCGGTTGTCAAGGCGGTCCCGTGGGATCTGCGGTCCAAGCTCGAGCCCGCCGAGGTCTTCCACCAGCTGCTCGAGCACCGCTGGTACCTGTCGCAGGCGAAGGGGAAGTCGGTCCCGCTCGCGGAGTCGCTGACGAGTTACATCGACAACGTGCTGCGACACCGCCGCGATGAGGCGACGCTGATGGGGCCCCCGACCGAGACGGTGTCGCTCTCGATCATCACGTCCCCGAATCCGGTGATCGACGACGACGAGGACGACATCGACTGGCGCGACCTCGTATAG
- a CDS encoding NAD(P)H-binding protein — protein MARIAVIGGSGYAGRHIVAEAVSRGHSVLSIARRVPSERQPGAVYIEGSLTDVPDLLAQIEGVDVVVSAVAPRGDMLGLVRPNIAALASLLPEGVRLGVIGGAGGSLVTEDGQRVVDLPSFSEDYKPEALEAIGILEDLQAGPDSLDWFYIHPAGGFGAFKPGERTGSYRTGGDVIVTDAEGESYISGEDLAVAIVDEIENPQHPRKRFTVGY, from the coding sequence ATGGCACGCATCGCCGTCATCGGAGGCTCCGGCTACGCCGGCCGCCACATCGTCGCCGAGGCGGTGAGCCGCGGGCACAGCGTCCTGTCCATCGCGCGCCGCGTCCCGAGCGAGCGTCAGCCCGGCGCCGTCTACATCGAGGGCTCGCTCACCGACGTGCCCGATCTGCTCGCCCAGATCGAAGGGGTCGACGTCGTCGTGTCGGCGGTGGCGCCCCGCGGCGACATGCTCGGGCTCGTGCGCCCGAACATCGCCGCGCTCGCCTCGCTTCTGCCCGAAGGCGTCCGGCTGGGGGTCATCGGCGGCGCCGGCGGCAGCCTCGTCACCGAGGACGGGCAGCGGGTCGTGGACCTGCCCTCGTTCAGCGAGGACTACAAGCCGGAGGCGCTCGAGGCGATCGGCATCCTGGAAGACCTCCAGGCGGGCCCGGACTCGCTCGACTGGTTCTACATCCACCCCGCCGGCGGGTTCGGCGCGTTCAAGCCGGGTGAGCGTACCGGCTCGTACCGCACCGGCGGCGACGTCATCGTGACCGACGCCGAGGGCGAGTCGTACATCTCGGGTGAAGACCTCGCGGTGGCGATCGTCGACGAGATCGAGAACCCGCAGCACCCGCGCAAGCGTTTCACCGTCGGGTACTGA
- the rlmB gene encoding 23S rRNA (guanosine(2251)-2'-O)-methyltransferase RlmB, with protein sequence MAKAGRPGASKGNKKGPTKGTGGKNKRSLAGRGPTPKAEDRAWHPAGKRKAAAERYAAAGGKAQPGQSAPRSPRPGKKDDDTETVTGRNSVLEALRAKIPATAFYIAQRVEMDDRVKEMLSIATHREIPVLEVTRPELDRMAGFDGVHQGVALKVPPYEYAHPQDLLEQVIDRGQTPLFVALDGITDPRNLGAILRSTAAFGGHAVIVPQRRSASVNSAAWKTSAGAAARIPVAIAANLTAMLKDFKKQGVFVLGLDGGGDVSLPELQLADRPVVIVVGSEGKGLSRLVTETCDQIVSIPISSSTESLNAGIAASVALYQVATLRTAPPE encoded by the coding sequence ATGGCCAAGGCAGGACGCCCCGGCGCGAGCAAGGGCAACAAGAAGGGCCCCACCAAGGGGACCGGAGGCAAGAATAAGCGGTCGCTCGCCGGCCGCGGGCCGACCCCCAAGGCGGAGGACCGCGCCTGGCACCCCGCCGGCAAGCGCAAGGCGGCCGCCGAGCGCTACGCGGCTGCGGGTGGCAAGGCCCAGCCCGGCCAGTCGGCACCGCGTTCGCCGCGCCCCGGCAAGAAGGACGACGACACCGAGACCGTCACGGGTCGCAACTCGGTGCTCGAGGCGCTGCGTGCGAAGATCCCCGCGACCGCCTTCTACATCGCGCAGCGCGTCGAGATGGACGACCGCGTCAAGGAGATGCTGTCGATCGCGACGCACCGCGAGATCCCCGTGCTCGAGGTGACGCGACCGGAGCTCGACCGCATGGCGGGCTTCGACGGCGTGCACCAGGGCGTCGCGCTGAAGGTGCCGCCGTACGAGTACGCGCACCCGCAGGATCTGCTGGAGCAGGTGATCGACCGCGGCCAGACACCGCTCTTCGTCGCCCTCGACGGCATCACCGACCCGCGCAACCTCGGCGCCATCCTCCGCTCGACGGCCGCGTTCGGCGGCCACGCCGTCATCGTGCCGCAGCGCCGTTCGGCGAGCGTCAACTCGGCGGCGTGGAAGACGAGCGCCGGCGCGGCCGCGCGCATCCCCGTCGCGATCGCGGCGAACCTGACCGCGATGCTCAAGGACTTCAAGAAGCAGGGCGTCTTCGTGCTCGGCCTGGACGGCGGGGGAGATGTCTCCCTCCCCGAGCTGCAGCTCGCCGACCGTCCCGTGGTGATCGTCGTCGGCTCCGAGGGCAAGGGCCTCTCGCGACTGGTGACCGAGACCTGCGACCAGATCGTCTCGATCCCGATCTCGTCGAGCACCGAGTCGCTCAACGCCGGCATCGCGGCATCCGTCGCTCTCTACCAGGTCGCCACACTCCGCACCGCTCCGCCCGAATGA